GCATTTGTGAGAATATAGAATAAACCATAGTGATGTTCCAAAAAATATTGTACTCCAGAAACACGCTTATGTACTTTATGTAGCCACCTAATGGGTCGGCTGCATCTATCACATATACCTGTAATACATGAAAAATGGATATTAATCtcccaaaaataaaacaactatcGTATAAACTTAGACACAACAAAATGAACTGGTAAATTCCTTCCTCGGAAGAAGTCCTTGAGTTTGAATTCACAGTTATGAACTTGCCATCTTTGGTGCTTGTTATATCCACACAAAAGTTGGAATCCCTTTCTGAAAAAACTGGGATATCATCAGTACCATCCGAACTGAGCTTTGTGCAGAGGACcctgaaggaaaaaaataaacatataagtATAGGAGCAAACATCCCCACCCTAAAGAAAAATGGATCAAACATGGCTTAGATTAATTTGCCTGGAAGGCCGTTGATTTTCATCCGAGATAGTATAAAAGAGAGTCTTGCTATCTTGAGCCCATGCCAAGCTGACAACCCCATCAACTGGTAACCTTGGAACCATACATCCATTTCTGAGGTCCTTAATTTGTAGCATGAATTGTTCACAGCCAGAAGTATCAAGTGTGTATGCTAAAAAATTGTGGTCCGGAGAAACTCGACATGTACCCACATGAACATAACCTAAAACAGCAATTACACGAGGTAaagttaaaatcacaaaaataaaaatcaatcacTACTATCATGTACAAGCACTGCAAAAGAGTTGTATAAAACACTTTATGAGGCATATTAACATGGACATTATCAGTGCTATCATCTTGATTCACCTCATATCTATTTACACTTTCCTTTAAAAATGTCCTTCCATTTTGGCAGGAAAATTCTTAATGAGCAACATAGCATAACCACCATGCACAGAATTAAGCAATTTAAACTCCAAATGAAGCTCTTTCACACCAGTATAAGGACAACCAACAGAATTGTAATTTACTAAGCTCCTTTAAGTAGAATATACATTTGTTTCTGCCTCTTAGAAGGACCAAAAAGTTGGTAAAGAAGGATAATAAATTCCATCAGCTCAACATAAGTACTGAGAAATCTTAAGGGGATTGTCACACATATGAGGAAGCAAAACCCACCAATTTTTTCAGCAATTTCATTCCAATCAAGCAAAATCTCCTCCTTTCCAAATTGTCCTCTCACATTGCGAAGAATAGTCTTCATCCAACCTCTTTCCTCGTTCCCTATGCTCCTACATAGAACTGGGTATTCTTTCCCTTCTGGTATGTACTGGTAGTACAACCTATAACAGTAGTAACAAAGTCACAAATCATTGATTCCAAACACATTTTCCACTATAAAGTGTGTGTGATCACAGTGACGGTAAACAGTAACACTTCCAGAACAATGTTTATTGACCAAATTTGAACTTCATAACCACAAAGGAGTACTAAGGCCACCAGTAACAGCATCAAAATGGTAAATTTACCAATTACAACGCTCTATGTTACTGCTACTAATATGATGCTGTGTACCATAGCTAGCACAGTAGCATTCCCCattaaccccaaaaaaaaaaaaaaaaaaggaacaaaaaggaaaaaacatggGAACCAGGAAAAAGCATGAAATGAAGTGGGAATAAAACGGACAAACCAAGGTCCCCAACGCTCAGGAGGAGTTGAAATTCTGGCGGGCATTCTGTTTTTCATCTGAGAGAAGAGAGTACGGCGCAGGTTTTCCGTGTCAGCCATAAAAGCTTGAGCATAAGAATTTTCTTGGTTGAGGTAGTCAATAAAATCAGGATCATTGGTGTTTCTCATCCAATAGTAAGGGTCCTGCCAAGTGAGTCCAGGAGCAGAGAGTGTGAAAGGAACTTTCTTTGCGAGAGGAGGGGGTTGTGAGGTTGAAGGGAAGGTGTGTACAGCTCTGGAACAGGATATGGCGGGGATTAAGTGAAACGAGAGGGGCAATATGGAGGTTAAGCGGGAAGAAAGAGCCATAGTCGTAGAACAACAATAAAGCGAGGGTTTGGAGGAGACGGGAATGGGAATGTGaatgtgaaagagaaaaaagggaaaatgaaacaATTCTTGTATTCTCTGTAAGGAAAAATCATTTCTTTCTtcctatatctcttatttctctcatttgaaaatgaaattgtttaaaatattttaaccatatgatattaattataataaatctaataattatacgaatataattgaaaaaatgacaTTGGCCAGAattactcaaatatttaaagttaACTTATTTCAAATCACTTTCTCGGTTTATCCAAAATCTCCATATATTTGTGATGTCTAGTGGTGgtaaataaaactttttcaaatcacACCTATTAGGGGATAAAAtggtattttatattttaaattattttcatgtaaattttttatgaagtatgtttattaaaatttttaacattttacttGCTTTAacacttaattaaatttaactaatatgaattttgttttttttttattattattattatagagaTCAACTATTATAGAAGATAAGTCTACAAGGTTTgcatattcaattaattttgaggAAGGACAATATAAGTTTCATTAAGCACATCACTTTATAGTGCAACTAAATGTGAGAGTGTATTAGAACACAATAGGAAAAATTTCAAGGAAAGTTGAGTCAGAGTGAGATCAAGCTTTTTTAAAGGATACGCTTTGTACCATTTAATGGTACAGAGGTGCATGGGTTTACTAATGTTCTCCTACATTTGGCCTTTTTTTGACAAGTGAATAGTTGAGAGATTTTATTAGTGTTTTGGTTTTAACTAAATGAAGTAAACGTTTAGTCTTTTGGAGTTTGTCTCAATGATCGGATAGAGGTTTAGTCATCAAACTAACGTATAATCATATGTATCGGTCTCAAGGGCAAAACAATTGAATGCAATTGAGTTAGTTATAGAGATTTGTATTTGATTTTCAGGGCAAAAGCTTGGGGGGACAACAACGAAAATACTATTAAACTAATGGTTTTAGACTGTCTTATGATATTGGTAAATGATTTAGATGTTTTTAACCATTACCCAAGAGATATTATAATGTGAAATTTAACGAATGATTTGATGAAATAGGTTGTACAGAAGAATTATGTGAATATTACCCATCGGTACTCATCTTTTGTAGAAGTACCCCCACTATGTAATTATGTGCTAAtagtttttctttaatattccaAGTAAgtatttttgttgttataataatatttaattgttaactttttctttattttatgtttaactaactatgaacattaatttttattttataggtTCGGATCTACCAAACCATACAAAACCTAAGGGATTTTGTTGAGAGCTTGGGatgtgggaaaattcccaaTATGTTGAAATGAAGGATAGAAAACACCCCGAGTTGGGAGGATGTGCCAAGTATTTTTGGAGCAGAGGCGAGCCAATGTGCCTTAACAGATTACTGGTTCAAGCAATATCGCTAAGTGTTTACACCCCGGTTCATTGAGTACTTGAGATAGTGATGCCCGTTTAATTTTACCAGGAATGCATGTATGTACGTGTGGGACTGTAtacacatatataataaataatactttaacATTAAGTACAAAATGTGACTAACCATATTTAAGTTTGATAATTGAACAATTTTGAATCTAGTGATGCTAGTGGGAATAAGGATTCTAATTGGGGTAACAAAACAAAGACATTTGATATTAGAACAAGTGAGGGAAGTTGGAGGGATGGCTCAGACAAAGGGAGCTTTAGAGGTAGAAGAGATTCAAATAGAGGTGGTTTTGAAGGTCCAGGCAAATTTGATAGAGGAGGCTTTGGGGGTTCTGGAGAAGCCTTTCCAAGTCAACGTAAAATCCTTGGTTTAAGTAACTTGGAAGTAAAAGGGGTAACAATTCTAGGGACAAATTTTTAACATGGGGATAAAAGAGCATCTCCCCGATGGAGGTCTTAATCTCATTCAGACAGCCCTGGAACTTTAATTCTGTTGCTCAGGGATTTGGCTAACTTGTCACTGAGGAACAGACTGTGTCTTGTCTTTCTCTTAAATCCgcacaataatttaaaaattaaattcaaaaaatgatgttaatcaaataaaaagacAAGTATgctatattatttcttttcatttattaaatgaaacaattttttacaCCAAACCCGTACAATTAGTACCATGAATGTTGAATTATTTTGAaccaatttaataataaaaatatttagaaatgtTAAAAGGGCATCAAGGGTAATTGCTTTCATCTGTCACCCACCTCCAGACTATGTTTAAACTATTTGAAATAGGAGGggcataaaataataataatatattaacggaataattaaatttgttaggAAATTGTGAAAGCTTGTCTCCAAATATTGGGGTTTGTTTGTAGCCTCGTTTGACTAGCAAACCAAGAGATGTTATAGAATTTGCAACAACAATGTCGCCCATTATACATATGAAGAAACGACACCTTCCTCAATTTCGTAAttacaaaaatcaacaaaattgtaACGAAAAAGGGGTCGATCTATTTGTACTGAGATGCGGGCATATTTTAGGGACCAACCGGCAAGGCCTTGTTATGTATGGGGCGTCGTCTTTTAACATGAGAATAATCCATAGTAAAATATTGTGATGTGTCTGTTCCCTCCACCCATTCTCGCCATGTCCCTTTGCTTCCATGCATCactcctttttctttattttttgtcttcCCTACACAATTCACATTCACTATAATGTAATGGCTTTTTataatatgcatataaatatgtatacttTTTGTGTTATAAATTAAGAGGGTTTGATCAGTGcttttttaaatgtttgaaaGTAAAGTTTTAAACTCAACTGTATATGGAAGTTATTCGTCAAGAGTTTATGTAAAGAAGCAAGGAGCTCTTTTTTCTTGacagaaaaaggaaagaaagaaaaggaagagaattAAAGTGGTGTTGGCATATCATTCATAGGTCCTGGCGCTGGCAACAACTAGTGTTTTTTGCTGTGCTATTCATAACAACAATATAATTCAGAAATGACCTCAACTGTTTCGTAAAATGGCTGTACTTtctcattttatgtatatattaatgaGAAATTAACAGGGAAGCTAAAGAAATTAAGAAGTAGTTTAATAAATGATTACCAGAATGGACAGGCTCATTCTGCTGCTTGTTGCTTGACATCGTATCCGGAGCTCCATGTTGTTTAACctattttgaaaaacataagTGGAAAATGGTAAGTTGTAGAAATATATATTCCTCGGAATTATGGGTGTCAAACAAAAACAAGACTTGGATTCTTTAAGAGGAGATTCCTACTGTTACTTCAGCAGTGACTCTGAGCTTTCTTGGCAGATCAGAAAGCTGTACTTCAATGGCTGCTCATAGTACAGATTATTCATAATATAAGCTCATGATGTTCATAGAAGAGATCAGAAAAAAGAGCTAGAAATTCACAAGTGCATGCATGCCTACCTTTTTCATGTGAATATTGCACTTGAATTTGAAGAGAAGAAGCACAGGGCGCTTGCAATAATAAGAAGagactaattttgaaaaacaaagtaATCACCATAAACTCCATGATTAATTACAACCCTGGAGATAATACTGCATAAAAGGAATGGTCTGAAGTGGGTGTGGCCTTGGAGTTTATATTGGACAAGGAAAACCCTTAGATCAGAGAAAGAGAAAGTAAATAGAGATGCACAAACACAAAGCACAAAATGAAGAGTTTCAAAACAAGTACATAGAAATCTTACACTTATAGTTGCTTTTGAGGAGATAACTTCACACCATTTGAGTTGCTTTTGTCGCCTACTGTTGTAGGCCCACAtccttttcttattattttaacaacaaTGTCTACATAACACTGCACATATCACCATCAACCCCAAAAATGATATCAACTTTTAAGATTCAACAACACCTCAATCTTTCCTTGCTATCTTAAATACGGAGAAAAGAAATTACCATTTGATAACCAATGCGTGTGATGCATTAGATTTCTTACAAATCTTGGCTAGAAACAAGCAGGCAAAGCCACCTTATTTTTCActtgaaaaatattcaaattagtcTATcagatagataaaaaaaatttttaagtagaGTCTAAAAGAATTCTTTTgagtcttttatatatattgccGTGATATCATTTTCTGCTGGTCTAGACatccaataataataaaatctttccTTCTGTTTAATCGTTTGTTGGTTCTTGAATTTTTCTTATGATTTCAATTTAACATATA
This sequence is a window from Mangifera indica cultivar Alphonso chromosome 5, CATAS_Mindica_2.1, whole genome shotgun sequence. Protein-coding genes within it:
- the LOC123217682 gene encoding protein GOLVEN 6-like isoform X1; the encoded protein is MEFMVITLFFKISLFLLLQAPCASSLQIQVQYSHEKAIEVQLSDLPRKLRVTAEVTVKQHGAPDTMSSNKQQNEPVHSGKTKNKEKGVMHGSKGTWREWVEGTDTSQYFTMDYSHVKRRRPIHNKALPVGP
- the LOC123217682 gene encoding protein GOLVEN 6-like isoform X2; protein product: MEFMVITLFFKISLFLLLQAPCASSLQIQVQYSHEKAIEVQLSDLPRKLRVTAEVKQHGAPDTMSSNKQQNEPVHSGKTKNKEKGVMHGSKGTWREWVEGTDTSQYFTMDYSHVKRRRPIHNKALPVGP